From Stigmatopora nigra isolate UIUO_SnigA chromosome 17, RoL_Snig_1.1, whole genome shotgun sequence, a single genomic window includes:
- the urm1 gene encoding ubiquitin-related modifier 1 translates to MAAPLAIELEFGGGAELLFDGVKKHKITLPSNEEPWDMKQLLVWIRQNLLKERPELFVQGDSVRPGILVLINDADWELMGELDYRLEEGDNITFISTLHGG, encoded by the exons ATGGCTGCCCCCTTGGCTATTGAACTGGAGTTCGG ggGAGGTGCGGAGCTTCTTTTTGATGGCGTGAAGAAACATAAGATCACACTTCCAAGTAATGAAGAACCCT ggGACATGAAACAGCTGCTGGTGTGGATCCGACAAAATCTGCTCAAGGAACGACCTGAGCTCTTTGTCCAAGGTGATTCTGT GAGACCTGGGATCCTGGTGCTAATCAACGATGCGGACTGGGAGCTAATG GGCGAGTTGGACTACCGCCTGGAAGAGGGAGACAACATCACGTTTATTTCCACTTTGCATGGAGGATAG